The Isosphaeraceae bacterium EP7 genomic sequence TCCGCGCCAAGGCTGAGCAGATGCAGTCCGCCGACGGCCTGGACTTGTTCAACTCCGATCGGTCCGCCGACGACCAGGACGCCATGATCGGCCGCTTCCTCAAAGGACGCCTCGAACGCCTGAAGGCCGAGGGGAAGGAGGACATCACGCTCCTGCTCTATTACGTCGGCCACGGCGCGTTCAGCGGGCAGGACTTCTACTTCGCGGTGAAGAAGACCAGGGCCGAGAACCCGCTCGCATCGAGCTTCATCGGGAAGACCCTCGCCGAGACGGTCAAGCGAGAGGCCGCTTGGATCAGGTTGTGCGCGATCCTGGATGCCTGCTTCTCCGCGGAGGCCGCCCGCCTATTCCTCGGGTCCGGGGACGAGGCCGCCGCGAGGTCCTTCGTTAAACGCGGCATCTCCCTGCTGTGCTCGGCCCCGAGTAACGCGGTGAGCTACATCCTCCCGGACAGTTCGGGCACCGCGTTCACCGACGGTTTCGTCTCGGCTCTCCGCGAAGGGGTCGCGTCCGGCGATCAGTTCCTAACCCTCCGCCAGCTGAAGGACCTCGCTTCTCGCAAGATCGAATCACGCAAGGAAGATTTGAAAGCGCGTCTCGACGAAAGAGCGGTCGCCGACTATGACCCGCCCGACCCCCAGCTCCACTCACCGAGTCAGCCGGGTGGTGACCTCGCGGATGTCCCCTTATTCCCGAACCCCGCACGTGTCGCCTCGCAGTCGTCGGGAGACCGTACGGAGCCTTCAGGGCCTGTCGCTCGGACAGAGACCACGGGGCAGAGCCCCGATCCTCCCGGTAATGACGTCTCGGCTCTCCTCGAGAAAAAGATGAAGCTCGTGGAGGCGAAACGAACGGAGAGGCAGAAGAATGTTGAGGATCTGATGAGGCGGCAGGAGGAGGCTAGGGTCGAGGTGAGAGAAGAAGTCGAGGGCATTCACGAGCGTGTGCTCGACGCGACCCGCATCGCGAAGTGGCTCGATCAGCTGAAGACACGACTCCAGAAAGAAGACGAGGCAGCGGCCACAGACTTCCAGCGCCTCTCCGCCATCGGCAAGGAATTGCCGAGTCGATCGAAGGTGTTTAAGGAGGATCTCCGCCGCGTCAGACTCGCGAGCGAGCGTGCGTCTGCGCGACGGCTCGCCGCGAAGCAGATGACTGCACCGGCGACCACGACGCTTGTCGCGCACTACGATTACAGCACTCGCGAGTCCTCCCAGCGTGTGCCGTTCGCCTCGTGGGTGGAATCGAAGCTGAGCGAAGCGGCGGATCGTCGCGTGCGGTCGATGAGGTGGAACTGGGCTCGGGCTGCGTGGCGATGGGCAAAGGATGCGTTCACTTCATACTGGCCGATACTCGCCCTCTGGCCCTATTTCGGGTTCCTGATCTGGTGTGGGCTCGCTTCGCCGCTGTTCTGGGGTTCCACCGAGTCGCTCTTGAGCAAGGTGCTCGCGAGAATCCAAAACATCTACATCCTAGGAATCTACATCGTCCCAGGCGCGTTCCTATTCTTTGGGTGTATATCCATCAGTAAAAAATCCGTCGATGAATTTACAGTCGGATGCATTAGCGCCTTCGTCGGTGCTCTCCTTCTCTTTTTGGGAGTTAAGTTGACCCTAGAATGGGGATATGGCGCATTGATGATCCCCCAAAAGTTGGCGAAACTATCGACGATGACCGGTTTTCTGATCGGTATCGCTCATCTAGTTTTAATCCTTTTGGGGCCCGGTATCGTCACCCTCGCCCTATCGAAGCGCGACAGATGGTGACCCGTCATGAGCTCTGAGGCTTCGCGAGATGCGGGGTTCGTGGTTCCTTGGGGACGATCTTCTCTGTGAACGCTCAGACTCGACGCTGGCGTCTCTAGAAGCGGCCCGGATCATCCATCTTAGTAACCCCAATAAGAGGGTCGCCGTCTTTCACAATGCGTAGCAGGCATTTAGGGCGTTCACCTACGGTCATAAAGTCCCTGTTAGCTTCCGGTCGTCCCAAGTCTCAATCTGATCAACGGGACTTCAGCGATCGGCCTCGGCAGTCCAACCGTAGGGAGTGTAGCGGCAATCGAGTGTGCCGTCGTCGAACAGATCGATTAATGCATAGCCTTCGGGGAATCCCCGGTTCTTGCCCCTCCACCAGCTGCCGCAGACGGCCCCGTTGCAATAGAAGTGGATCCCCTTGATCTCGACGTGCTCCACCTGGTGGAGGTGCCCGCTCAGGCAGGCCCTCACGTTCGGGTGCCGGGAGAGCAGGTCGACGATCAGCCCCGCGTCGGCGTGGATGTGGCCCTCCTCGATCGCGCTGTTGCCGGACAACCCCCTCGACCGGTTCATTATGCATTCTGCATAATTCGCCTGCCCAAGGCGATGGGCGTCGCGACTTCGGAAGAGTTTAACCGTCTAATCCCCCCTTGATCGCAAGAATTGCAGGAGGGGTCGCCGATCAGACCAACCGCTTGCCGGCGATCACCAGCACCCCGGCCAGGCCGACCATCAGGAGG encodes the following:
- a CDS encoding caspase family protein: MSKTHFLAVILGAKEFPDAPGFTSDLAFERSRDLFKKYAAADLGVRFAGFRAKAEQMQSADGLDLFNSDRSADDQDAMIGRFLKGRLERLKAEGKEDITLLLYYVGHGAFSGQDFYFAVKKTRAENPLASSFIGKTLAETVKREAAWIRLCAILDACFSAEAARLFLGSGDEAAARSFVKRGISLLCSAPSNAVSYILPDSSGTAFTDGFVSALREGVASGDQFLTLRQLKDLASRKIESRKEDLKARLDERAVADYDPPDPQLHSPSQPGGDLADVPLFPNPARVASQSSGDRTEPSGPVARTETTGQSPDPPGNDVSALLEKKMKLVEAKRTERQKNVEDLMRRQEEARVEVREEVEGIHERVLDATRIAKWLDQLKTRLQKEDEAAATDFQRLSAIGKELPSRSKVFKEDLRRVRLASERASARRLAAKQMTAPATTTLVAHYDYSTRESSQRVPFASWVESKLSEAADRRVRSMRWNWARAAWRWAKDAFTSYWPILALWPYFGFLIWCGLASPLFWGSTESLLSKVLARIQNIYILGIYIVPGAFLFFGCISISKKSVDEFTVGCISAFVGALLLFLGVKLTLEWGYGALMIPQKLAKLSTMTGFLIGIAHLVLILLGPGIVTLALSKRDRW